A window of the Bacillus toyonensis BCT-7112 genome harbors these coding sequences:
- a CDS encoding cold-shock protein, whose amino-acid sequence MEKGNVKWFNGEKGFGFIEREGGDDVFVHFSAIQGEGYKTLEEGQAVTFDLEQGQRGPQASNVRKAS is encoded by the coding sequence ATGGAAAAAGGTAATGTAAAATGGTTTAATGGCGAAAAAGGCTTCGGATTCATCGAACGTGAAGGTGGAGACGATGTATTTGTTCATTTCTCAGCGATTCAAGGCGAAGGTTACAAAACTTTAGAAGAAGGTCAAGCAGTGACTTTTGACTTGGAGCAAGGTCAACGTGGACCTCAAGCTTCAAACGTACGTAAAGCTTCTTAA
- a CDS encoding BC1881 family protein, giving the protein MKKMLTKELSNELKKRDGIISITVEPYEKIEVGGIRVDGPAIILINQE; this is encoded by the coding sequence ATGAAAAAAATGTTAACAAAAGAATTAAGTAATGAATTAAAGAAGCGGGATGGAATCATTTCCATTACTGTTGAGCCTTACGAAAAAATCGAAGTTGGTGGAATTCGTGTAGATGGACCAGCTATTATTTTAATTAATCAAGAATAG
- a CDS encoding AAA family ATPase has translation MVPFSMQNKKEADSLLKICYFPESKLLDRSLLSVIFKTIPPTYHQTFWNSTDKEALMKTILIIIRGNSGSGKSTVARQLQLLLEDALLVPQDVVRRDILRVKDTVGNLSVELIKQIALYGMNKVNYVIVEGILSNSKYKTMLTELIDTFEETHIYYYDISLKETIARHKTKPNKNDFGQAELAAWYIAKDFLDLPNEKTISETMSVDETVKMIISDIETVSKTSEVDIYE, from the coding sequence ATGGTTCCTTTTTCTATGCAAAATAAAAAAGAAGCGGATTCGCTACTTAAAATTTGTTATTTTCCTGAAAGTAAACTTTTAGATAGAAGTTTACTTTCGGTTATTTTTAAAACAATCCCCCCAACATACCATCAAACATTTTGGAATAGCACCGATAAGGAGGCACTCATGAAAACTATTTTAATAATTATTCGTGGAAACTCAGGATCAGGAAAAAGTACAGTAGCCCGACAACTACAGCTACTCCTAGAAGATGCCTTACTAGTTCCACAAGATGTTGTTCGTAGAGACATACTTCGTGTAAAAGATACTGTCGGGAACTTATCTGTTGAACTTATCAAACAAATAGCACTTTACGGTATGAATAAAGTAAACTATGTAATTGTAGAAGGCATTCTAAGCAATAGTAAGTACAAAACTATGCTTACAGAACTAATTGATACATTTGAAGAAACTCACATCTATTACTATGACATTTCTCTCAAGGAAACAATAGCTAGACATAAAACCAAGCCCAATAAAAACGATTTTGGCCAAGCTGAATTAGCCGCTTGGTACATTGCTAAAGATTTTCTAGATTTACCAAACGAGAAAACTATTTCCGAAACTATGTCAGTAGATGAAACTGTCAAAATGATTATCTCTGATATTGAGACGGTTTCTAAAACATCTGAAGTAGATATTTACGAATAA
- a CDS encoding barstar family protein: protein MEFLNLDGRQFTSEEVLHKVLKEKLDLPDYYGENADALWDCLTAWVILPLTIEWEFFKESQNMLGQEADIILKTFQDAQEKMPEKFFIKVK, encoded by the coding sequence ATGGAATTTTTAAATTTAGATGGTCGACAGTTTACAAGTGAAGAAGTTTTACACAAAGTATTAAAGGAAAAATTAGATCTCCCTGATTATTATGGGGAAAATGCTGATGCACTTTGGGATTGTTTAACGGCATGGGTTATTCTTCCTTTAACAATAGAGTGGGAGTTTTTTAAGGAAAGTCAAAATATGTTGGGGCAAGAGGCAGATATAATTTTAAAAACATTTCAAGATGCTCAAGAAAAAATGCCAGAGAAATTTTTCATTAAAGTAAAATAA
- a CDS encoding CarD family transcriptional regulator, protein MFQIGDNIVYPMHGAGIIEAIEEKEFSGKKQQYFVIKMSISNMQVMIPTGKILNSNIRPVTDILALKHIIHIFHHEESCKLLPWKQRHKVNTDKIKTGEIQEGAEVVRDLMRMKKEKALNTSEKKLLDDAYRFLVSELELIKGITENQIKSFC, encoded by the coding sequence ATGTTTCAAATTGGCGATAACATTGTTTATCCAATGCACGGAGCAGGTATAATTGAAGCCATAGAAGAAAAAGAATTCTCAGGAAAAAAACAACAGTATTTTGTCATAAAAATGTCGATCAGTAATATGCAAGTCATGATTCCTACGGGTAAAATATTGAATTCGAATATACGCCCAGTTACTGATATACTTGCATTAAAGCACATTATACACATTTTTCACCATGAAGAATCCTGTAAATTACTGCCGTGGAAACAAAGGCATAAAGTGAACACGGACAAAATAAAAACGGGTGAAATACAAGAAGGTGCTGAAGTTGTACGGGATTTAATGCGTATGAAGAAAGAAAAAGCACTCAATACAAGCGAAAAAAAATTGTTGGATGATGCATATAGATTTTTGGTCAGTGAGCTAGAATTAATTAAAGGAATCACTGAAAATCAAATAAAAAGTTTCTGTTAA
- a CDS encoding tyrosine-type recombinase/integrase — MDKKQHLIDVQPIRSKEQLEDMKWSLKRHCSDRDYILFLIGINTGLRVSDLLKMETSEILKLKRKKRKEFKVKEGKTKKERIINITSIFEEVLPYAENLKSTWLFPSRKGDKPMSKIQAYRQLQKAGDFAGVESLGTHTMRKTFGYWFYKQTKDIAMLQEILNHSTPQITLRYIGINKEEKDNVLDTFRI, encoded by the coding sequence ATGGATAAAAAGCAACATTTAATCGATGTACAACCAATTCGAAGCAAAGAACAGCTCGAAGATATGAAATGGTCTCTTAAACGTCATTGTTCAGATCGAGATTACATTTTGTTCCTAATTGGAATCAATACAGGATTGCGTGTAAGTGATTTACTTAAAATGGAAACGAGTGAAATTTTAAAACTGAAGCGAAAAAAACGGAAAGAATTTAAAGTGAAAGAAGGAAAGACAAAAAAGGAGCGTATCATAAATATTACATCCATTTTTGAGGAAGTACTTCCATACGCTGAAAATCTAAAAAGTACCTGGTTATTTCCTTCTCGAAAAGGGGATAAACCTATGAGTAAAATTCAAGCCTATAGACAGTTACAAAAAGCCGGAGATTTTGCCGGGGTAGAATCTTTAGGTACTCATACCATGCGTAAAACATTTGGATATTGGTTTTACAAGCAAACAAAAGATATTGCTATGTTACAAGAAATATTGAATCATAGTACACCACAAATTACACTAAGATATATCGGGATTAATAAGGAAGAAAAAGATAATGTACTTGATACATTCCGCATCTAA
- a CDS encoding YuzF family protein, with product MSYLEGNDFSKQNMVSVPNPYVYQTLQSVIGKHVVIETVRGNIRGKLKDVKPDHLLIEDTVPYIVRIQQIVWIMPKQ from the coding sequence ATGAGTTATTTGGAGGGAAATGACTTTAGTAAACAAAATATGGTAAGTGTGCCTAATCCCTATGTATATCAGACATTACAATCAGTAATTGGTAAACATGTGGTTATTGAAACTGTAAGAGGCAATATAAGAGGTAAATTAAAGGATGTGAAACCAGATCATTTGCTAATTGAAGATACGGTACCGTATATTGTACGAATTCAACAAATTGTATGGATTATGCCAAAACAATGA